GTCACCGACGACGATGCCGAGGTTCGTACCGAAACGAACGCAGTTGCTGTCGAGACCGGCGAGTTGGCGATGCAGAGCCGACTGATCCCGGCGAACGTCGGACCCGTCGATGATGTCATCGTGGACGAGCAGAAACGCGTGGAAAAGCTCCCAACCACTGGCCAGGTCGAGCGCCGCGACATCGTCGGTGCCGCCGAGATGCCGGTAAGTCCAAAGACAGAGTTGGGGCCGAATGCGTTTGCCGCCGGAACGGATGAACCGTGCGACCGTGGCCCGAACCGATTCGAGGCCGGGCTCGATGAAACAGCGATCGGCGGCAAGGTCGATGGCAGCTTCGAGATCGTCAAGTTGATTCTGGTCCAGCAGTCGCACGAGGTTCCAGTTACAGCTTATGGCCGGTCCGAGTCGCGGCAAAACGGATGATCTTCAATAACTACTTCGCGTCCGACGCTGGATCGGATGCGAGCAAATTGAGATGCTCCGCCGCGTCTCGAAGTAACGCCTTGGCATTGCCGTGACCGACCTTGTCGAGCGCTTCGTTAAGCCCGAGCCAGCCATAGCCGCTGTGTTCGTGGCTGATCCGCACCTCTCGGCTCTCGACCTTTCCGAGAAAGAAACGCACCGTCTTGTTGATGAGCTTGTTCTTCTTTCGAAAAAAGTATCGAATCTCACGGGACCAATCCGGATCGAGTTCGATCGCCTCGATACCGGTCTCTTCAAACAATTCACGCCGGGCAGCGGTGAGGTCATCTTCGCCCGCTTCGAGGTGCCCCTTGGGGTAATCCCAATACCGTCCGTAATCGAGCAAGAGAAACGCCGGCGGGTCGTCGTTGGTGTGGACGATGACGCCGGCGCTGCGTTCGCGGGATACGCCGCTTTCGGTGGATTTTGGCTTACGAGGATACTGCTTCGAATCGGTCGCCATCGCGACACCATACCCGAAGTCGACCGCGATGACAGCCCCGCGTCACCCGATGGAGCCGAAGACGATCGCGACGATGGCTAGCAGAACGCCAATGATCAGCAGAAGTTTGCCGACGCTAGCTGTCATTCCCGCAATCCCTTTCGCACCGAGCGCGTAGGCGACAATGGCGATAATGAGCAGAACGATGCCGAGGTAGATCATGGTGGTTCTTTAGCAGTGGGTCGCCGGTCACGATGCAGACCACGACACCGGCCGATCGCGGCAACCCGATCGCTGCGAAAGTCGTGCCACCTTTGACCTACATCTACCCCGAGCGCTGCAGCGTCGGCCATAGCGCGACCGTGGCCATGCGATGGCCGTTG
This is a stretch of genomic DNA from Planctomycetota bacterium. It encodes these proteins:
- a CDS encoding NUDIX domain-containing protein yields the protein MATDSKQYPRKPKSTESGVSRERSAGVIVHTNDDPPAFLLLDYGRYWDYPKGHLEAGEDDLTAARRELFEETGIEAIELDPDWSREIRYFFRKKNKLINKTVRFFLGKVESREVRISHEHSGYGWLGLNEALDKVGHGNAKALLRDAAEHLNLLASDPASDAK
- a CDS encoding DUF1328 family protein → MIYLGIVLLIIAIVAYALGAKGIAGMTASVGKLLLIIGVLLAIVAIVFGSIG